A stretch of Candidatus Binatia bacterium DNA encodes these proteins:
- a CDS encoding tetratricopeptide repeat protein produces the protein MSRPGAPSRPARASDRPRRSSPRREPAADATSTDVAAAGRTRARLQFAAAFLGAAGLTCIAFWPALGAGFVSDDVNAIVENEWVSGPFDPAAIFSNFSWWGQGRSDAPDFRPAATLTMALSHSASGSNPSAFRIVNFAMHAACAALLFALARALGLELATAMAAAALFAVLPIHSEAVIWIVGRAELGAAACFLIATLCCVRIERNGSAHNARREADIAAPGDSAARYSLWSGLGAAAAVTTGMAFKENAVTVLAVPAALAVCLGPARERLQRAAQTTAWLAAGAAVYFALRAHASGPSLHLGSRSLLDNPLSVVGAGTRLLGAVAVLGRYLWLSVWPSPLSIDYSYDALGIGSGFVADADSAVAIVAVAALAWAAWRGPGARSVTSFGILVAAASYSIVSQVLFPLGTLLGERLFYLPTAGLLLAAAAACEPLMVRTAARTITIGICAALVIVALFVDRHRAAQWSTPVSVFEAAVAAYPRSARAQMELASAYGNAGRIEDAAAHFAAARAIHPGYSAAAYNEGNTYARAGLYDRAEAAYRSAVTIQPDLTRAWYNLALTERIRGQTAAWVDAMEHATALSPDSPVLENELGEALLAAGRYEDAAGTYDRLIDGGQAVAASYFNRGVARHHAGGCTAAVDDYRKAASFSVAPHEAFDAAAGCLRELGHNDEAEKIEQAGKVANRDTRR, from the coding sequence TTGAGTCGCCCGGGGGCGCCGTCTCGCCCCGCGCGGGCTTCCGATCGACCGCGCAGATCGTCACCGCGCCGCGAGCCGGCCGCCGATGCCACTTCGACGGATGTCGCCGCAGCCGGCCGCACGCGCGCGAGGCTGCAATTCGCGGCAGCGTTCCTCGGCGCTGCCGGGCTGACCTGCATCGCATTCTGGCCGGCGCTCGGCGCCGGGTTCGTCTCCGACGACGTCAATGCGATCGTCGAGAACGAATGGGTAAGCGGTCCTTTCGATCCCGCCGCCATCTTCTCGAACTTCTCATGGTGGGGCCAGGGACGTTCGGACGCGCCCGACTTCCGCCCTGCCGCGACGCTGACGATGGCGTTAAGCCATTCGGCGTCAGGCTCGAATCCTTCGGCGTTCCGCATCGTGAACTTCGCGATGCATGCGGCATGTGCGGCGCTGCTGTTCGCGCTTGCTCGCGCTCTCGGCCTCGAGCTGGCGACGGCAATGGCAGCCGCGGCGCTGTTTGCCGTGCTCCCGATCCACAGCGAAGCGGTGATCTGGATCGTCGGACGCGCCGAGCTCGGTGCAGCGGCGTGTTTCCTCATCGCGACCCTCTGCTGCGTGCGCATCGAGCGCAACGGCTCCGCGCACAATGCCCGGCGCGAGGCAGACATTGCCGCGCCGGGCGATTCCGCAGCGCGCTACTCGCTGTGGTCGGGACTCGGCGCCGCCGCGGCGGTGACGACGGGAATGGCGTTCAAGGAGAACGCCGTGACGGTGCTCGCGGTGCCGGCCGCGCTCGCCGTCTGCCTCGGCCCCGCGCGTGAGCGTCTGCAACGAGCCGCGCAGACGACCGCGTGGCTCGCTGCCGGAGCTGCCGTGTATTTTGCGCTGCGTGCCCACGCATCGGGTCCGTCGCTGCATCTCGGGTCGCGATCGCTTCTGGACAACCCGTTGTCCGTCGTCGGGGCGGGCACGCGCCTGCTCGGTGCCGTCGCCGTGCTCGGTCGCTACCTGTGGCTCTCGGTGTGGCCTTCCCCGCTCAGCATCGATTATTCGTACGATGCGCTCGGCATCGGGTCCGGCTTCGTTGCCGATGCCGATTCCGCCGTCGCGATCGTTGCCGTCGCCGCGCTGGCCTGGGCCGCGTGGCGAGGCCCGGGAGCGCGATCGGTAACGTCTTTCGGGATCCTCGTCGCGGCAGCTTCCTACTCGATCGTCTCGCAGGTGCTCTTTCCGCTCGGCACTCTGCTCGGCGAACGGCTGTTCTATCTTCCGACCGCGGGGCTGCTGCTGGCGGCAGCTGCTGCGTGCGAGCCGCTGATGGTTCGCACCGCCGCGCGCACGATCACGATCGGCATCTGCGCCGCGCTCGTCATCGTCGCGCTCTTCGTCGATCGCCACCGCGCGGCGCAATGGTCCACTCCGGTCTCGGTGTTCGAGGCGGCCGTGGCCGCCTACCCGCGCAGCGCCCGCGCCCAGATGGAGCTCGCGTCGGCTTACGGCAATGCGGGACGCATCGAGGATGCGGCGGCGCACTTCGCGGCTGCCAGGGCCATCCACCCCGGCTATTCGGCGGCCGCCTACAACGAAGGAAACACCTACGCGCGCGCCGGCCTCTACGACCGCGCCGAAGCCGCGTACCGCAGCGCCGTCACGATCCAGCCCGACCTGACCAGGGCCTGGTACAACCTCGCCCTCACCGAGCGCATCCGCGGCCAGACGGCGGCATGGGTCGATGCAATGGAACATGCCACTGCGCTGTCGCCCGATTCGCCGGTGCTGGAGAACGAGCTGGGCGAGGCCCTGCTGGCGGCCGGCCGCTACGAAGACGCCGCCGGGACATACGACCGGCTGATCGACGGCGGCCAGGCCGTGGCGGCGTCGTACTTCAACCGCGGAGTTGCCCGGCATCACGCCGGCGGCTGCACCGCGGCGGTCGACGACTACCGCAAGGCGGCCTCCTTCTCCGTGGCACCGCACGAAGCGTTCGACGCCGCCGCCGGCTGCCTGCGAGAGCTCGGCCACAATGACGAGGCGGAAAAAATCGAGCAGGCAGGCAAAGTTGCAAACCGGGATACCCGTCGTTAA
- a CDS encoding vitamin K epoxide reductase family protein, translating to MRLVRHLLALAVVCLAGVAVAATILYVHGQIDRLGNRYTSFCSINDTVNCDRVLASEYAKIAGFPIAWMALAAYAGMAAIFASASRADEQLRRRLIALGSAGVVGALVFSGYMAVVAAFRLETLCLLCAGLYTVALTNAAITVSMLRGFRNSAAGSPFGPGAAAGVFSVATIGVVALAWLTWPAGGQAAASLRSAEDVRRADPDFYAWYTALPKVDVASLVRDDQVATLSRDKVVIVDFFDLECAHCKKNYQLVKQLMAVRGGEVQLVHRHFPLDASCNDIVPVSLHPDACRAAEAVECAGLQGKHDEMIDILFANQGQLFAENLPRLAGKIGLDKDALERCLDEHRTLPLVLADARAGARLDITSTPTVFIGGRRITGALEEVGKYEMAVVIDAVRPH from the coding sequence GTGAGGCTCGTTCGCCACTTGTTGGCGCTCGCGGTGGTATGCCTTGCCGGCGTCGCGGTCGCGGCGACGATCCTGTACGTCCACGGCCAGATCGACCGCCTCGGCAATCGCTACACGAGCTTTTGCAGCATCAACGATACCGTCAACTGCGACCGGGTGCTTGCGAGCGAGTACGCGAAGATCGCAGGGTTTCCCATCGCCTGGATGGCGCTGGCCGCGTACGCCGGCATGGCCGCGATCTTCGCGTCGGCCTCGCGTGCGGACGAGCAGCTGCGCCGCCGGCTCATTGCGCTCGGGTCGGCAGGCGTCGTCGGTGCGCTCGTGTTCTCCGGCTACATGGCGGTGGTCGCGGCGTTCCGACTGGAGACGTTGTGCCTGCTCTGCGCCGGGCTCTACACGGTCGCGCTCACTAACGCGGCAATCACCGTATCGATGCTGCGGGGCTTTCGAAACAGCGCCGCGGGGTCCCCGTTCGGGCCGGGCGCAGCTGCGGGCGTGTTCAGCGTCGCGACCATCGGCGTGGTGGCGCTGGCATGGCTGACGTGGCCGGCCGGCGGCCAGGCTGCAGCTTCGCTGCGAAGCGCGGAGGACGTTCGCCGGGCCGATCCCGATTTCTACGCTTGGTACACCGCGCTGCCGAAAGTCGACGTCGCCAGCCTCGTGCGTGACGACCAGGTGGCGACCCTGTCCAGGGACAAAGTGGTCATCGTCGACTTCTTCGATCTCGAGTGCGCGCACTGCAAGAAGAACTACCAGCTCGTCAAGCAACTCATGGCCGTGCGGGGCGGCGAGGTACAGCTCGTCCACCGTCATTTCCCGCTGGACGCGAGCTGCAACGACATCGTGCCTGTGTCGCTTCACCCGGATGCGTGCCGGGCGGCCGAGGCAGTCGAGTGCGCGGGCCTGCAAGGAAAGCACGACGAGATGATCGACATCCTGTTCGCGAACCAGGGCCAGCTCTTTGCCGAAAACCTTCCGCGCCTTGCCGGAAAGATCGGTCTGGACAAGGACGCGCTCGAGCGCTGCCTCGACGAGCACCGCACCTTGCCGCTGGTGCTTGCCGACGCGCGGGCCGGAGCAAGGCTCGACATCACGTCCACCCCGACGGTGTTCATCGGGGGGCGTCGCATCACCGGGGCACTCGAAGAGGTGGGGAAGTACGAGATGGCGGTGGTGATTGACGCGGTGCGACCGCACTGA
- a CDS encoding LuxR C-terminal-related transcriptional regulator, translated as MKPETSSLYDNGMRGGQANPGSVSSNLRSNVRPIPNEGTYKFDPERPRPNLTLREKEVLRLVCDGLTNAEIASKLTVSRETIKSELKRIFRKIGVANRTQAAVLLVKQGWL; from the coding sequence GTGAAGCCCGAAACATCATCCCTGTACGATAATGGAATGCGCGGCGGCCAGGCCAATCCGGGATCCGTGTCCTCGAACCTGCGCTCGAACGTGCGTCCGATCCCGAACGAAGGAACCTACAAGTTCGATCCCGAGCGGCCTCGTCCGAACCTGACCCTTCGCGAGAAGGAAGTACTGCGCCTGGTTTGCGACGGGCTGACGAATGCGGAGATCGCGAGCAAGCTGACCGTCTCGCGCGAGACGATCAAGTCCGAGCTCAAGCGCATCTTCCGCAAGATCGGCGTCGCCAATCGCACCCAGGCCGCCGTTCTGCTCGTCAAGCAAGGCTGGCTCTAG
- a CDS encoding S41 family peptidase: protein MQRTKEIQDSSSFPSWAARAVRACPSGIARPWRGLRFSLAIAALLVAATSQAAAPASYPALSPGLSLLERNYLYDSELVPAKLFDEAGKVFSRDVSDLVVRRLSERAWLYRTPDCELRVEVPADATVRTLEAPLTAVGRLLESCSTHLPPQLPAMDSYLLGGVLSGLDPYSVVFDEKHQNEHNIQYQGKLAGIGARIGARHNQLTLIEVYPDSPAARADLRNDDAILRIDDLSTKNIAASDAVERIRGDEGTTVTLLIQRKDEPEPKSVIVTRGIVMIPSVKSKILDADILYTEITQFSQTTPDDFRQHLKKAVDDKHLRGVIIDLRRNSGGSMMGSSAIGDLFLKEGVLITTAGRDGQPARGLTPEVRASGSALSPDLPVIFLTSPMTASGSELLAASLRNNDRALLVGEHTFGKGCIQKTFPLRDTSTMKMTVGNFLPNAQPIPGGGLIPDVEVTNYKVGSGHLAIPPPIRTSELPFWLKTPKWSKAEAAPPSYRVTFAQDYPDNDPSLVENDDDDSVDDEKTDADKPDRVVEIAAAILRNHGNVSAKQMLADSKDFLEQTVETSEADLGDFMYKHGMDWTDGPRPQADPHLTLQVLPVHPLRGGEDNEVDVRITNNSPAPFYRVRAVLDSTSSIFDGKPAAYGRIEPGSTRSWRMKVKPLETVRTGRVRVTATLYDDKGELAKLPPVDLVVMEAPRPHLAVRTTITASAEDPTHLDITLDLENRGNGAADKIIARLKHPSEEQFEILEGTGDVASLAPGEKTTFVMKAHLLSSFDKIPDATIYITETHHGLYLEQKVPLTMPAADESAPQAARTTASSSSPDSAAVVSASASAPSAPPTPSPAGAARAATVSTVGSGWNEAPRITIEGIDQLPDNTYQVRVRASDDHALAEVRARIDDDTVAYVEPAGEHRTTAELRFAWKPDDDVKKLRIEAVDDEGLREYYAGSL, encoded by the coding sequence ATGCAGCGGACGAAGGAAATCCAGGACAGTTCTTCATTCCCGTCGTGGGCGGCGCGCGCAGTGCGTGCCTGTCCCTCCGGAATTGCGCGCCCATGGCGCGGACTGCGATTCTCGCTGGCCATTGCAGCGCTGCTCGTCGCCGCGACGAGCCAGGCCGCCGCGCCGGCATCGTACCCTGCGCTCTCGCCCGGACTTTCGCTGCTCGAGCGCAACTATCTCTACGACAGCGAGCTCGTCCCCGCCAAGCTGTTCGACGAGGCCGGCAAGGTGTTCTCGCGCGATGTCAGCGATCTCGTCGTGCGCAGGCTCTCCGAGCGCGCCTGGCTCTACCGCACGCCCGACTGCGAGTTGCGGGTCGAAGTTCCGGCCGACGCGACGGTGCGCACGCTCGAAGCGCCGCTGACTGCCGTCGGTCGCCTTCTCGAAAGCTGCTCGACCCACTTGCCGCCGCAGCTGCCGGCGATGGATTCCTACCTGCTGGGCGGAGTGCTGTCGGGGCTGGACCCGTACTCGGTGGTCTTCGACGAGAAGCACCAGAACGAGCACAACATCCAGTACCAGGGAAAGCTGGCCGGCATCGGTGCGCGCATCGGTGCGCGCCACAACCAGCTCACGCTGATCGAGGTGTATCCCGACTCGCCCGCTGCGCGCGCCGACCTGCGCAACGACGACGCGATCCTGCGCATCGACGACCTCTCGACGAAGAACATCGCCGCCTCCGACGCCGTCGAGCGCATCCGCGGCGACGAGGGCACCACCGTCACGCTGCTGATCCAGCGCAAGGACGAGCCGGAGCCGAAGAGCGTGATCGTCACGCGCGGCATCGTGATGATCCCTTCCGTGAAATCGAAGATCCTCGACGCCGACATCCTCTACACCGAAATCACGCAGTTCAGCCAGACTACGCCCGACGACTTCCGCCAGCACCTGAAGAAGGCGGTCGACGACAAGCACCTGCGCGGTGTCATCATCGACCTGCGGCGCAACTCGGGCGGCAGCATGATGGGCTCTTCCGCGATCGGCGACCTTTTCCTCAAAGAAGGCGTGCTGATCACGACGGCCGGGCGCGACGGCCAGCCTGCACGGGGGCTGACGCCGGAAGTGCGCGCCAGCGGCAGCGCCCTGTCGCCCGATCTCCCGGTGATTTTCCTGACGTCGCCGATGACGGCGTCCGGCTCGGAGCTGCTGGCCGCCAGCCTGCGCAACAACGACCGCGCCCTGCTCGTCGGCGAGCACACGTTCGGCAAGGGCTGCATCCAGAAGACGTTTCCGCTGCGCGACACGAGCACGATGAAGATGACGGTGGGAAACTTCCTGCCCAACGCGCAGCCGATCCCCGGCGGAGGCCTGATTCCCGACGTCGAGGTGACCAACTACAAGGTCGGCAGCGGGCACCTGGCGATCCCGCCGCCGATCCGCACCTCCGAGCTTCCGTTCTGGCTGAAGACGCCGAAATGGTCGAAGGCCGAAGCGGCGCCGCCGTCGTACCGCGTCACGTTCGCGCAGGACTATCCCGACAACGACCCGTCGCTGGTCGAGAACGACGACGACGACAGCGTCGACGACGAGAAGACCGACGCGGACAAACCCGATCGCGTCGTCGAGATTGCCGCCGCGATCCTGCGCAACCACGGCAACGTGTCCGCGAAGCAGATGCTTGCCGATTCGAAGGACTTCCTCGAGCAGACGGTCGAGACTTCCGAGGCCGACCTCGGCGACTTCATGTACAAGCACGGGATGGACTGGACGGACGGCCCGCGACCCCAGGCCGATCCCCATCTGACGCTGCAGGTATTGCCCGTCCATCCCCTGCGCGGCGGCGAAGACAACGAAGTGGACGTGCGGATCACCAACAACAGCCCTGCGCCGTTCTACCGCGTGCGCGCGGTTCTCGATTCGACGTCCAGCATCTTCGACGGCAAGCCGGCCGCGTACGGCCGCATCGAGCCCGGCAGCACGCGAAGCTGGCGCATGAAGGTCAAGCCGCTGGAGACCGTGCGCACCGGTCGCGTCCGCGTGACCGCGACGCTGTACGACGACAAGGGCGAGCTGGCCAAGCTCCCCCCGGTCGACCTCGTGGTCATGGAGGCGCCGCGCCCGCACCTGGCCGTGCGAACGACGATCACTGCATCCGCGGAGGATCCGACGCACCTGGACATCACGCTCGACCTGGAAAACCGCGGAAACGGCGCTGCCGACAAGATCATCGCCAGGCTCAAGCACCCGTCAGAAGAGCAGTTCGAGATCCTCGAGGGCACCGGCGACGTTGCGTCGCTGGCACCGGGCGAGAAAACGACGTTCGTGATGAAGGCGCACCTGCTCAGTTCTTTCGACAAGATCCCCGACGCGACGATCTACATCACCGAGACGCACCACGGTCTGTATCTCGAGCAGAAGGTGCCGCTGACGATGCCGGCAGCAGACGAGTCTGCGCCGCAGGCGGCCCGTACCACGGCGTCATCGTCATCCCCGGATTCGGCCGCAGTGGTCTCCGCGTCCGCTTCCGCGCCGTCGGCTCCTCCCACCCCGTCCCCGGCAGGCGCTGCGCGCGCGGCCACGGTGTCTACGGTCGGCAGCGGCTGGAACGAAGCGCCGCGCATCACGATCGAAGGAATCGACCAGCTGCCCGACAACACCTACCAGGTGCGCGTCCGGGCCAGCGACGACCACGCCCTGGCCGAGGTCCGTGCCCGCATCGACGACGACACCGTCGCGTACGTGGAGCCCGCCGGCGAGCACCGCACGACCGCCGAGTTGCGCTTTGCGTGGAAGCCGGACGACGACGTGAAGAAGCTCCGCATCGAGGCCGTCGACGACGAGGGCCTGCGCGAATACTACGCCGGCTCGTTGTAA
- a CDS encoding peptidylprolyl isomerase — translation MPQQTFARGRAVRAIWTLAAAAALAGCDGGSQPATTAQAPAATPAASSAKPGEASGPVLATYEGKKFTLGDYRAALGPLNSRARKSLDEAPDRRKQFIENKIVSNLIYDEGVRRGYDRDAEVQRRLDELKEHLVVQRVMEDQQNATVSDEQVKSYYDSHTQEFSTEKVKASHILVDNEALAKEIYGKLQADKTQFAALAAQYSKDLSNAKRGGDLGTFGRGRMVKEFEDAAFALKNDGDISPPVQTRFGWHIIMRTGREEGTIQPFDQVKNQIKVKLVSDSRREKTTGFIDDLKKKGGVSIDEKAVAEATSGEPAGAPDDDNDAPTGH, via the coding sequence ATGCCGCAACAGACCTTTGCCCGGGGGCGCGCCGTGCGCGCGATTTGGACGCTTGCTGCCGCGGCGGCGCTGGCCGGCTGCGACGGCGGCAGCCAGCCCGCGACGACTGCCCAGGCCCCGGCTGCCACGCCGGCCGCTTCCAGTGCCAAGCCGGGCGAGGCTTCGGGCCCGGTGCTGGCGACTTACGAGGGCAAGAAGTTCACTCTCGGCGATTACCGTGCCGCGCTCGGACCGCTCAACTCGCGGGCCCGCAAGAGCCTCGACGAGGCCCCCGACCGCCGCAAGCAGTTCATCGAGAACAAGATCGTCTCGAACCTGATCTACGACGAAGGCGTGCGGCGCGGCTACGACCGCGACGCAGAAGTGCAACGGCGCCTCGACGAGCTGAAAGAGCACCTGGTCGTGCAGCGAGTGATGGAAGACCAGCAGAACGCGACGGTCTCCGACGAGCAGGTCAAGAGCTACTACGACTCGCACACGCAGGAGTTCTCGACCGAAAAGGTCAAGGCCAGCCACATCCTCGTCGATAACGAAGCGCTCGCCAAGGAAATCTACGGGAAGCTCCAGGCGGACAAGACGCAGTTCGCGGCGCTCGCGGCGCAGTACTCGAAGGACCTGAGCAACGCCAAGCGCGGCGGCGATCTCGGCACGTTCGGGCGCGGCCGCATGGTCAAGGAGTTCGAGGACGCAGCGTTCGCGCTGAAGAACGACGGCGACATCTCGCCGCCCGTGCAGACCCGTTTCGGCTGGCACATCATCATGCGCACGGGCCGCGAAGAAGGCACGATCCAGCCGTTCGACCAGGTCAAGAACCAGATCAAGGTGAAGCTCGTCAGCGACAGCCGCCGCGAGAAAACCACTGGATTCATCGACGACCTGAAGAAGAAGGGCGGCGTCTCGATCGACGAAAAGGCGGTCGCCGAAGCCACCTCCGGCGAGCCGGCGGGCGCCCCCGACGACGACAACGACGCGCCGACCGGGCACTGA
- the selD gene encoding selenide, water dikinase SelD, protein MAAKKGKAASQKAAAKKNARRASAAPKPRIRLTAEVGAGGCACKLGPADLRQVLAGIPVLRDKNVLVATETSDDAGVYRLSSTSALVATVDFFPPMVDDPFVFGQVAAANALSDVYAMGGKPLVALGIVAFPAKKLPLSVLSRIIEGATDRVKKAGAVLIGGHSVMDDELKYGLAVTGTIHPKRIVRNGGARAGDLLVLTKSLGTGIISTAIKKQVAKPEEEAFAIASMIELNDVAGSMLVRYGAHACTDVTGFGLAGHATEMAEASGSVRFEIESAQLPLLPGTARLAEDGYVTGGAARNREWLGARLSIGKDVAPALAQAAVDPQTSGGLLVALPPKKAEDFELALHRKGLRPSIIGQVVPKPRGSRVVVHIS, encoded by the coding sequence ATGGCAGCAAAGAAGGGAAAGGCGGCGTCGCAAAAGGCGGCCGCAAAGAAGAATGCGCGCCGCGCGAGCGCCGCGCCGAAGCCGCGCATCCGGCTGACGGCCGAAGTCGGCGCCGGAGGCTGCGCGTGCAAGCTCGGCCCCGCCGACCTGCGACAGGTTCTGGCCGGAATCCCGGTGCTGCGCGACAAAAACGTGCTGGTCGCGACCGAGACCTCCGACGATGCCGGCGTCTATCGTTTGTCTTCGACGAGCGCGCTCGTTGCCACCGTCGATTTCTTTCCGCCGATGGTCGACGACCCGTTCGTGTTCGGTCAGGTCGCTGCGGCCAACGCGCTGAGCGACGTCTACGCGATGGGCGGCAAACCGCTGGTCGCGCTCGGCATCGTCGCGTTTCCGGCGAAGAAGCTTCCGCTGTCGGTGCTCTCGCGCATCATCGAAGGCGCGACCGACCGTGTGAAGAAGGCCGGCGCCGTACTGATCGGCGGGCATTCGGTAATGGACGACGAGCTGAAGTACGGGCTGGCAGTGACAGGAACGATTCATCCCAAGCGCATCGTGCGCAATGGCGGCGCGCGCGCCGGCGACCTTCTCGTGCTCACGAAGTCCCTCGGCACGGGCATCATCTCGACCGCGATCAAGAAGCAGGTCGCAAAGCCCGAGGAGGAAGCGTTCGCGATTGCGTCGATGATCGAGCTGAACGACGTCGCAGGATCGATGCTCGTTCGCTACGGCGCCCACGCGTGCACCGACGTCACGGGTTTCGGGCTGGCAGGCCACGCGACGGAAATGGCCGAGGCCTCCGGCAGCGTGCGTTTCGAGATCGAATCGGCCCAGTTGCCTCTGCTGCCCGGTACGGCTCGCCTGGCCGAGGACGGCTATGTGACCGGCGGCGCCGCCCGCAACCGGGAGTGGCTCGGCGCCAGGCTGTCGATCGGAAAGGACGTCGCACCCGCGCTGGCCCAGGCGGCGGTCGATCCCCAGACCTCCGGCGGGCTGCTGGTCGCCCTGCCGCCGAAAAAGGCCGAAGACTTCGAACTGGCGCTGCACCGCAAGGGCCTGCGGCCGTCGATCATCGGGCAGGTCGTGCCGAAGCCGCGCGGCTCCCGCGTCGTGGTTCACATTTCCTGA
- the selB gene encoding selenocysteine-specific translation elongation factor — translation MIRAIVGTAGHIDHGKSALVKALTGIETDRLPEEKERGISIELGFAHLDLDAIGRIGVIDVPGHERFIRQMLAGAHGFDLVVVVVAADDGVMPQTEEHFEIVHLLGLDKAIFVVTKCDVASADRIAEVREEIAILAAGTRLEGAPVVEVCARSGAGIEALRDLIAGSLKSLVPKKSDEAFRLAVDRVFVMKGHGVVVTGTAIGGSIRAGSEVCILPSARRARLREIQVHGSAAEEAAAGERVALNLAGIARDEIERGDTITTDAALEPTSRIDARIEIRPLARRTVSSHCRVRVHHCASQSTARLVWLDGIDEVAPRSSAFAQLVLAEPLVAQAGDRFVIRDETAEHTLGGGVVLVAHAARHRRADGDVGPHLHVIESGDAAARLRTTLAMTDAVGLAPEQASRAIRTSAQQAVALAAAGDGITVLPGLAAPEMLVTSAKLAAALERITTSVRAWESAHPELSGIDLEQLRTSAKPPLDAKTFRLLVDRLEGGGTLVRRGNVVHTSGHAASLGGGDEGLALRVLERIDEAGSMPPMVKELADEMSAPPERIAKVAAVLLLQGRLVKVAPELFFAPQRLDEIAAKLKDYLERESEITAAAFRDLIAASRKYGIPLLDWFDRSGLTIRVGDVRRLRRSAARN, via the coding sequence ATGATCCGCGCCATCGTCGGCACCGCCGGCCACATCGATCACGGCAAATCGGCGCTCGTCAAGGCGCTGACCGGGATCGAGACCGACCGTCTTCCTGAAGAGAAAGAACGCGGCATTTCGATCGAGCTCGGGTTCGCCCACCTCGATCTGGATGCCATCGGCCGCATTGGCGTCATCGACGTACCCGGCCACGAGCGCTTCATCCGCCAGATGCTGGCTGGAGCCCACGGCTTCGACCTCGTCGTCGTCGTCGTCGCTGCCGACGACGGCGTGATGCCGCAGACCGAAGAGCACTTCGAAATCGTTCACCTGCTCGGGCTCGACAAGGCGATCTTCGTCGTCACCAAGTGCGACGTCGCCTCGGCGGACCGCATTGCCGAGGTCCGCGAGGAGATTGCGATTCTGGCTGCCGGCACGCGCCTGGAGGGGGCGCCGGTCGTCGAAGTCTGCGCACGCAGCGGAGCGGGAATCGAAGCGCTGCGCGACCTCATCGCTGGCAGCCTGAAATCGCTCGTACCGAAAAAAAGCGACGAGGCGTTCCGCCTTGCCGTCGACCGCGTGTTCGTGATGAAGGGCCACGGCGTGGTCGTGACCGGGACGGCGATCGGGGGGAGCATCCGCGCCGGCAGCGAAGTTTGCATCCTGCCTTCGGCGCGCAGAGCACGGCTGCGCGAGATCCAGGTGCACGGCAGCGCCGCCGAGGAGGCTGCGGCGGGCGAGCGCGTCGCGCTGAACCTTGCCGGCATCGCCCGCGACGAAATCGAACGCGGTGACACGATCACCACCGATGCGGCGCTCGAGCCTACGTCGCGAATCGATGCGCGCATCGAGATCCGGCCCCTGGCACGGCGCACCGTCTCTTCGCACTGCCGCGTGCGGGTACACCACTGCGCCAGCCAGTCGACGGCTCGCCTGGTGTGGCTCGACGGCATCGACGAAGTTGCGCCGCGCTCGAGCGCATTTGCGCAGCTCGTGCTGGCCGAGCCGCTGGTTGCGCAGGCCGGCGATCGCTTCGTGATCCGCGACGAGACAGCCGAGCACACGCTCGGCGGCGGCGTCGTGCTCGTCGCTCACGCGGCGCGCCACCGCAGGGCCGACGGCGACGTCGGTCCGCACCTGCACGTGATCGAAAGCGGGGACGCGGCGGCGCGTCTTCGCACGACGCTCGCAATGACCGACGCCGTGGGCCTGGCCCCGGAACAGGCTTCGCGCGCGATCCGCACCTCGGCGCAGCAAGCCGTCGCCCTGGCAGCGGCAGGCGACGGCATCACGGTCTTGCCTGGCCTCGCGGCACCGGAGATGCTCGTGACATCCGCCAAGCTTGCCGCGGCGCTGGAGCGAATCACGACGTCGGTGCGCGCGTGGGAAAGCGCCCATCCCGAGCTTTCCGGCATCGACCTCGAACAGCTTCGCACGAGCGCGAAGCCGCCGCTGGATGCGAAGACGTTCCGGCTGCTCGTGGACCGGCTCGAAGGCGGCGGCACGCTCGTGCGCCGCGGCAACGTCGTTCATACGAGCGGCCATGCCGCCTCGCTCGGCGGCGGCGACGAGGGACTCGCTCTTCGCGTGCTCGAACGCATCGACGAGGCCGGGTCGATGCCACCGATGGTGAAGGAACTGGCCGACGAAATGTCCGCGCCGCCCGAACGCATCGCGAAAGTTGCCGCGGTGCTGCTGCTGCAGGGCCGCCTCGTCAAGGTGGCCCCGGAGCTGTTCTTCGCGCCGCAGCGCCTCGACGAGATCGCCGCGAAGCTGAAGGATTACCTCGAGCGTGAGAGCGAGATCACGGCGGCCGCGTTTCGCGACCTCATTGCCGCTTCCCGCAAGTACGGTATACCGTTGCTCGACTGGTTCGACCGCAGCGGCCTCACGATCCGCGTCGGGGACGTCCGCCGCCTGCGCCGCAGCGCAGCGCGAAACTGA